One window of the Candidatus Wolbachia massiliensis genome contains the following:
- a CDS encoding phage tail protein: MFKIEVNENIERITHDIDANKAKVELAAVRALNKTALWLKSQAVREISEEKQIRLKVIRKRLRIIKSRKSTLKVLIRAYLYDINIKQAKIRTAFNDEFMATMPRGYRGIFKRVGRTALPIQEVKLPLEPEASRIIENLVNYEVERIFEKYFTHELFYDGILD; encoded by the coding sequence ATGTTTAAAATTGAAGTTAATGAAAACATTGAGAGAATTACTCACGACATTGATGCTAACAAAGCTAAAGTAGAGTTGGCAGCGGTAAGAGCGCTAAACAAAACGGCACTATGGTTAAAATCTCAGGCTGTCCGAGAAATCAGTGAAGAAAAGCAAATTAGGCTGAAAGTAATTAGAAAAAGACTAAGAATCATCAAGTCAAGAAAAAGCACTTTGAAAGTTTTAATTAGAGCATATCTGTATGATATAAATATAAAACAAGCAAAAATAAGAACAGCATTTAATGATGAATTTATGGCAACAATGCCAAGAGGCTATCGTGGTATTTTTAAACGTGTAGGAAGAACAGCACTACCGATACAGGAGGTTAAACTACCACTTGAACCTGAGGCTTCAAGGATAATAGAAAATCTTGTTAATTATGAAGTTGAAAGGATATTTGAAAAATATTTTACACATGAGTTATTTTATGACGGCATTTTGGACTAA
- a CDS encoding major capsid protein has product MQNPFTNTAFSMTALTNAINILPINYGRIENLNLFPSRSVRFRHITIEEHNGVLSLLPTQIPGAPATVGKRGKRKVRTFTIPHIPHDDVVLPEEVQGIRAFGSESELKALADVITDHLQLMRNKHAITLEHLRMGALKGIILDADGSELLNLYNEFEITPKVVNFALGTATTDVKRKCLEVLRHIEDNLSGEYMTGIHALVSPEFFDALTSHSKVKEAYERWQEGAALRNDMRSGFTFCGITFEEYRGQATDPEGNVRRFIERESGNCFPVGTASTFTTYFAPADFNETVNTLGQPLYAKQEPRRFDRGTDLHTQSNPLPMCHRPAILVKIVAT; this is encoded by the coding sequence ATGCAAAATCCATTTACAAACACAGCATTTAGCATGACGGCACTAACAAATGCGATAAATATATTGCCGATAAATTATGGACGAATTGAAAATTTAAATTTGTTTCCAAGTAGATCAGTAAGATTTAGACATATTACCATAGAAGAACACAACGGAGTATTAAGTTTATTACCAACACAAATACCAGGAGCACCAGCAACAGTAGGAAAAAGAGGAAAAAGAAAAGTAAGAACATTTACGATTCCACATATTCCTCACGATGATGTAGTGTTACCAGAGGAAGTACAGGGAATAAGAGCATTTGGGTCAGAAAGTGAACTGAAAGCGCTGGCAGATGTAATAACTGACCATTTGCAGCTAATGAGAAATAAACATGCAATAACGTTGGAGCATTTGCGTATGGGAGCGCTGAAGGGAATAATTTTAGATGCTGATGGGTCGGAATTATTAAATCTGTACAACGAATTTGAAATAACACCAAAAGTAGTAAATTTTGCCCTTGGAACAGCAACAACTGATGTAAAGCGTAAGTGCTTGGAGGTATTGCGACATATTGAGGATAACTTAAGTGGTGAATATATGACGGGAATTCATGCACTGGTAAGCCCTGAGTTTTTTGATGCATTAACTTCCCATAGTAAGGTGAAAGAGGCATATGAGAGATGGCAAGAAGGAGCAGCGCTAAGGAATGATATGAGGTCAGGATTTACATTCTGCGGAATCACATTTGAGGAATATAGAGGGCAAGCAACTGATCCTGAGGGAAATGTAAGAAGGTTTATAGAAAGAGAAAGTGGAAACTGTTTTCCAGTAGGAACAGCGAGCACATTTACAACATATTTTGCACCAGCAGATTTTAATGAGACAGTGAATACTCTTGGACAGCCACTCTATGCAAAACAAGAGCCAAGAAGATTTGATAGAGGGACTGATTTGCATACGCAGTCAAACCCTCTGCCAATGTGCCACCGTCCAGCAATACTAGTCAAGATCGTTGCAACATAG
- a CDS encoding baseplate J/gp47 family protein, with product MKTPNIVETLKFEEIFSRMKEELVHRDKNFSALNESDPAIKILEVAAWRELLLRQRINDAAQANLLAFARGNDLDHLAEFYGVLRKESENDESLRKRVKAKIVGWSTAGSKEHYRYHALSADTRVKDAQVVSPIPGSVQISILSTENDGVPSEELLEIVRSQVVRDDIRVLTDTLTVIGCGIIPITIHAKVHIYPTASKDVIEAAKEQFVKDLESAKGLGWNITRSWIIAHLFTEGIHNIELTEPIEDIIVQNNECVTLRDLQIELIGKDW from the coding sequence ATGAAAACACCAAATATTGTCGAAACATTAAAATTTGAGGAAATCTTTTCTCGCATGAAAGAAGAGTTAGTTCATAGAGATAAAAATTTTTCTGCGCTAAACGAGAGTGATCCAGCAATAAAAATCCTGGAAGTGGCAGCCTGGCGTGAACTTTTGCTTAGGCAAAGGATTAATGATGCAGCACAGGCAAATTTACTTGCTTTTGCAAGAGGTAATGACCTTGATCACTTGGCTGAATTTTATGGTGTGCTGAGAAAGGAGTCAGAGAATGATGAATCCTTAAGAAAGCGGGTAAAAGCCAAAATTGTTGGTTGGTCAACAGCAGGGAGTAAAGAGCATTATCGCTATCATGCATTATCTGCTGACACGAGAGTAAAAGATGCGCAAGTGGTATCACCTATACCAGGAAGTGTACAGATTTCAATACTTTCTACAGAAAATGATGGAGTACCTTCAGAAGAATTGCTAGAAATAGTCAGAAGTCAGGTTGTGCGTGACGATATTCGTGTGTTAACAGATACGCTCACAGTTATTGGCTGTGGTATTATTCCCATTACTATTCATGCTAAAGTGCATATTTACCCTACTGCATCAAAAGATGTTATCGAAGCTGCAAAAGAACAATTTGTCAAAGATCTTGAATCTGCTAAAGGGTTAGGATGGAATATTACCAGATCATGGATTATTGCTCATCTTTTTACAGAAGGTATACATAATATAGAGCTTACAGAGCCCATAGAAGATATCATTGTGCAAAATAATGAATGTGTTACTTTACGCGATTTACAAATTGAGTTAATAGGTAAAGACTGGTGA
- a CDS encoding phage tail protein yields the protein MILPPNALKQEQILAGIINYSLDVNSLRGFKFNPQTEMLPWLVAEYGLGEILSWGKKATKSALKEWVLAKQNGIRFQRLRGTPQSLKMALKWANIDNITIQEEPPGEHFAEFQIGISDVPNDFFVDSVIALAKLSAPVRSRLMRIFNDYYNAQRFMLDESIFGDLLSDYSGVKIAKEGPVLSFGRKNSFELKIGNPRFKFGTFRSHYDRSYSNDLYRLDVATLGETEPHTKNYNGTYERNHEWYNLEALYPLPQSLLPEIKFAKALIVLSDSWNLGDINACFASTTYEEIEHTFHLSEDKLSEQIWNFQRTPILERFSITYYYEAKNFTDQKIIESNLVEYHVDCKNDSDSKQKDPIHGLENYVAAFYPGMVTWHEHRHLNRPWKDFDPIIAKKLDVFSTDLVYT from the coding sequence GTGATACTTCCTCCAAATGCATTAAAGCAAGAGCAAATACTTGCTGGTATAATTAATTATTCTCTCGATGTAAATTCTCTACGGGGATTTAAATTTAACCCACAGACTGAAATGTTGCCGTGGCTAGTAGCGGAATACGGCTTGGGAGAAATTTTATCCTGGGGTAAGAAAGCTACTAAGAGTGCATTAAAAGAATGGGTCTTAGCTAAACAAAACGGAATAAGATTTCAACGTTTGCGCGGTACACCACAGTCACTGAAGATGGCGCTGAAATGGGCAAACATTGATAATATTACCATTCAAGAAGAACCACCAGGAGAGCATTTTGCTGAATTTCAAATTGGCATCTCTGATGTTCCTAATGACTTTTTTGTCGATAGTGTAATTGCTCTGGCAAAACTTTCTGCACCGGTAAGATCTCGATTAATGCGAATATTCAATGACTATTACAATGCTCAGCGGTTTATGTTAGATGAAAGTATTTTTGGAGATCTTCTTTCAGACTACTCAGGTGTAAAAATAGCAAAAGAAGGACCAGTATTATCGTTTGGAAGAAAAAACTCATTTGAGCTGAAAATAGGAAATCCAAGATTTAAATTTGGCACTTTTAGATCACATTATGATAGAAGTTACAGTAATGATTTATATAGGTTAGATGTTGCAACATTAGGAGAGACAGAGCCTCACACGAAGAATTACAACGGTACATATGAAAGAAATCATGAGTGGTACAACTTAGAAGCACTATATCCTCTACCACAGAGTTTATTGCCAGAAATTAAGTTTGCTAAAGCATTGATAGTATTGTCAGATAGTTGGAATTTAGGGGATATCAATGCTTGTTTTGCATCAACTACTTATGAAGAAATAGAGCATACATTTCACTTAAGTGAAGATAAACTTTCTGAGCAGATTTGGAATTTTCAACGTACACCAATTTTAGAGCGATTTAGTATAACTTATTACTATGAAGCGAAGAATTTTACTGATCAAAAAATAATAGAGTCTAATTTAGTGGAATATCATGTTGATTGTAAAAATGATTCAGATTCAAAACAGAAAGATCCCATTCATGGGCTAGAAAATTACGTAGCAGCATTCTATCCAGGTATGGTTACTTGGCATGAACATCGCCACTTAAATCGCCCTTGGAAAGATTTTGATCCTATTATTGCAAAAAAATTGGACGTTTTTTCTACGGATCTTGTATATACATAA
- a CDS encoding head decoration protein, with translation MSCISEQNNLGDLLKYEVSSLYSRDQITVAKGQNLKLGTVVALDKDNMIKIINPTATDGTQTAIGAIVSDVNATENAKAVIITRGAILADHAVVWPANITEEQKNAAIKQLEGRGIIIRKAV, from the coding sequence ATGAGTTGTATAAGCGAACAAAATAATCTTGGTGACCTATTAAAGTATGAGGTGTCAAGTCTATATTCAAGAGATCAGATAACAGTAGCAAAGGGACAAAATCTTAAACTTGGTACAGTAGTGGCTCTCGATAAAGATAACATGATTAAGATAATAAATCCAACTGCCACAGATGGTACACAAACAGCAATAGGTGCAATAGTAAGTGATGTAAATGCGACAGAAAATGCCAAAGCAGTAATTATTACTCGTGGTGCAATACTAGCAGATCATGCAGTGGTGTGGCCAGCAAATATCACTGAAGAGCAAAAAAATGCAGCAATAAAGCAACTTGAAGGACGAGGGATCATTATCCGTAAAGCAGTCTAA
- a CDS encoding GPW/gp25 family protein, which produces MRGMNSETGKTISGIEHLKQSIVDILTTPIGTRVMRRDYGSRLFELIDHPIVPGFAQELYAAVAEALEKWERRFKLKRVQITEIKEGKVTLILEGIYLPNGKLIRLDGIIV; this is translated from the coding sequence ATGCGTGGTATGAATTCTGAAACTGGTAAAACAATAAGTGGTATAGAGCATTTAAAACAATCAATAGTTGATATTTTAACTACGCCAATTGGCACTCGTGTTATGCGCCGAGATTACGGATCAAGGTTATTTGAGCTGATTGATCATCCAATTGTACCTGGTTTTGCACAAGAACTTTATGCAGCAGTTGCAGAAGCATTAGAAAAGTGGGAGCGTCGATTTAAGCTTAAACGTGTACAAATAACAGAAATAAAAGAAGGTAAAGTAACTCTCATTTTAGAGGGAATCTATCTGCCAAATGGAAAGCTGATCCGCCTTGATGGTATTATAGTATAA
- a CDS encoding phage baseplate assembly protein V, with protein sequence MNSFEDANLLIKLNNLIRVGTVEEVGCGTAKVRVKIIGNILTDWLPWVTARAGEDRSWSAPSIGEQVIVLSPSGEIAKGIVLPAIYYKKYPIPEGSKEEVSGFVFKDGTVIYYDRNGHKFTISVKEEGALVFAVKETQMEVTSKEVILKTGKSSSNITDEKIVLQVGNSSLEITESGIKLNAKKIDLN encoded by the coding sequence ATGAATAGTTTTGAAGATGCGAACTTACTAATAAAACTTAATAACTTGATTAGAGTTGGCACAGTCGAAGAAGTAGGCTGTGGAACGGCTAAGGTACGTGTAAAAATAATAGGTAATATATTAACAGACTGGTTGCCATGGGTAACAGCAAGAGCTGGAGAAGACAGAAGTTGGTCTGCACCAAGTATTGGAGAACAGGTGATAGTACTTTCGCCATCTGGTGAAATTGCCAAAGGGATTGTCTTACCTGCAATTTATTATAAAAAATATCCTATTCCAGAAGGAAGTAAGGAAGAAGTAAGCGGTTTTGTTTTTAAAGATGGAACAGTTATTTACTATGACCGAAATGGTCATAAGTTTACAATTTCTGTCAAAGAAGAAGGAGCTCTTGTTTTTGCAGTGAAAGAAACGCAAATGGAAGTAACTAGTAAGGAAGTTATTTTAAAAACGGGAAAATCAAGTTCAAATATAACTGATGAAAAGATTGTCTTACAGGTTGGGAACTCAAGTCTAGAGATTACTGAGAGTGGCATTAAGTTAAATGCGAAAAAAATAGATTTAAACTAG
- a CDS encoding IS630 family transposase (programmed frameshift), whose product MPAAYSYDLRKKAIQALDEGESKTAVAKRFKIGRVTLYKWEKRRKETGDFQSKKLGNRGYNHKITDWNAFAEFVKKHGDKTQSEVAKLWGNISRQTIHRALKKIGFTRKKKTYGYKERNEEKRAEFLKVISAKSPEKLVYIDESGIDNTEDYPYGYCRKGERFHALKSGKKTQRVSMIAALNKGKIVAPMTFEGYCDTEIFTGWFEQFLAPILQPGPTVILDNATFHKSKKIVEFAKSVGAEIMYLPPYSPDFNDIEHYWFAIKNRVRRNIPLFKSFRHAVDSAFLHLFPLL is encoded by the exons GTGCCAGCAGCATATAGCTATGACTTAAGGAAAAAAGCCATCCAGGCGTTGGATGAAGGAGAGAGTAAAACAGCAGTAGCAAAGAGATTCAAAATTGGTAGAGTAACATTGTATAAATGGGAGAAAAGGCGCAAAGAAACAGGAGATTTTCAATCGAAGAAACTGGGGAATAGGGGCTATAATCATAAAATTACCGACTGGAATGCGTTTGCAGAATTTGTGAAAAAACATGGCGATAAAACACAGTCAGAGGTGGCTAAACTATGGGGCAATATAAGTCGTCAAACAATTCATAGAGCTCTGAAAAAAATTGGATTTACACGCA AAAAAAAGACTTATGGGTACAAAGAAAGGAACGAAGAAAAACGAGCTGAATTTTTAAAAGTTATATCTGCAAAATCTCCTGAAAAGCTGGTATATATTGATGAATCTGGTATAGACAATACAGAGGACTACCCATACGGGTATTGCAGAAAGGGAGAGAGGTTTCATGCATTAAAATCAGGTAAAAAAACGCAGCGAGTTAGCATGATTGCAGCTTTAAACAAGGGAAAAATCGTTGCACCTATGACCTTTGAAGGCTATTGTGATACAGAGATTTTTACTGGCTGGTTCGAGCAATTTCTGGCACCAATTTTACAGCCTGGACCAACGGTGATTTTGGACAATGCAACTTTTCATAAGTCTAAAAAGATTGTCGAATTTGCCAAAAGTGTTGGTGCAGAAATTATGTATCTCCCTCCCTATTCTCCTGATTTTAATGATATTGAACACTATTGGTTTGCTATCAAAAACAGAGTCAGAAGGAACATACCTCTGTTTAAATCTTTTCGCCATGCTGTCGATTCTGCTTTTCTTCATTTGTTTCCACTATTATGA
- a CDS encoding PAAR domain-containing protein, translated as MIGDIEYTSQTSELSGYESGCEDESRREEETRGSLLGQKRLSESDKDLSLAKQGKVVRFGDMCNQHGDYLQSPGIGGSSNVFVNGRPVHRQGDEWSQHASTDPYKPPHTSQSLLEGSDSVFVNGKAIARTGDLISCGAVAEQGSNDVFAG; from the coding sequence ATGATTGGTGATATTGAGTATACCTCTCAAACATCAGAATTAAGTGGATATGAATCAGGATGTGAAGATGAGTCAAGAAGAGAGGAGGAAACAAGAGGTTCATTGTTAGGGCAAAAACGACTTTCAGAATCAGACAAAGATTTAAGTTTGGCAAAACAGGGAAAAGTTGTTCGTTTTGGTGATATGTGTAACCAACATGGAGATTATTTACAAAGCCCTGGCATAGGAGGAAGCAGTAATGTGTTTGTAAATGGTAGGCCTGTGCATCGTCAAGGAGATGAATGGTCACAACATGCATCAACAGACCCTTATAAACCACCACATACTAGTCAATCCCTTCTTGAGGGGTCAGATTCAGTGTTTGTAAATGGCAAAGCCATTGCTCGTACTGGTGACCTAATTTCCTGTGGAGCAGTGGCAGAACAAGGAAGCAATGATGTCTTTGCAGGGTAA
- a CDS encoding DUF4815 domain-containing protein, which yields MTLNTYYNRFNPDKEYEKSLFLAGRGLQSAELNETQEYALSKLKGIGDAIFRDGDVITGSNCIIDRETGKVTLESGKIYLRGAVRKVEKEEFVIPLSTTVRIGVYYVESTITELEDENLRDPAIGTRNYQEVGAARLRATITWGYQAEGLSPRFSGGEFYPIYNIENGVLIEHSPPPQANIVTTALARYDKEANGSYVVNGLEVMFLQKEEGEGGKKIFVINEGKAHVDGYEIELPHSIRVSFDEDPDIKSVESEPHTFQPNSQRVMELKVNDFPISEIKKVDITIQKTITITHGSYSGAVDPIPDSAVLEIIQIKQGNVIYENSIDYKLNAGNVDWSLPGKEPAPGSSYQITYRCRTHVSPEDISEQGCKVKGAVDNSLVLIDYTWKMPRYDLITIDSKGAVRRIKGIAHPWRPSMPKAPSGQLLLCYIHQTWKNGEKEGVKIVNNAIHAVPMNELEAMKKGINDLYALVAQERLRNDANSREPTTKKGVFVDSFFDDDMRDQGISQSAAIVNRELVLPIDVEVADIEKGGERYLLPYKLEPVLEQLLQTKGEKINPYQAFDPVPAQITLNKNIDHWTEVTTNWKSPVTRVFNVKETTELLSSTSYEAEFMREAVQNFEIEGFEPNEKLKEIKFDGIVIQPVA from the coding sequence ATGACTTTAAACACCTATTATAACCGCTTTAATCCTGACAAAGAATACGAAAAAAGCTTATTTCTTGCTGGAAGAGGTTTGCAATCTGCAGAATTAAACGAGACTCAGGAGTATGCTCTCTCTAAGCTTAAAGGCATAGGCGATGCAATATTTCGTGATGGTGATGTGATAACGGGAAGCAATTGTATTATAGATAGAGAAACTGGTAAAGTTACGCTTGAATCAGGAAAAATCTATCTGCGCGGTGCAGTTAGAAAAGTTGAAAAAGAAGAATTTGTTATTCCACTGAGTACCACAGTTCGCATAGGTGTTTATTATGTAGAATCTACGATTACAGAACTTGAGGATGAAAACCTTCGTGATCCTGCTATTGGTACAAGAAACTATCAGGAAGTAGGAGCTGCAAGGCTTAGAGCTACTATCACTTGGGGTTATCAAGCAGAAGGTCTTTCTCCACGTTTTTCTGGAGGAGAGTTTTATCCAATCTATAACATTGAAAATGGAGTATTAATAGAACATTCACCACCTCCACAAGCAAACATAGTAACCACAGCTCTTGCTCGTTATGACAAAGAAGCAAATGGTTCCTACGTCGTAAATGGTCTTGAAGTAATGTTCCTGCAAAAGGAAGAGGGAGAAGGAGGAAAAAAAATATTTGTGATTAATGAGGGCAAAGCTCATGTTGATGGCTATGAGATTGAGCTACCTCATAGTATTCGTGTTTCTTTTGATGAAGATCCGGATATAAAATCAGTTGAATCAGAACCGCATACTTTTCAGCCAAATAGCCAAAGAGTAATGGAACTTAAAGTTAATGATTTTCCAATCAGTGAAATTAAAAAAGTAGATATCACTATTCAAAAAACTATTACCATTACTCACGGTTCATACTCAGGAGCTGTTGATCCAATACCTGACTCTGCGGTACTTGAGATTATTCAAATTAAACAAGGCAATGTTATTTATGAAAATAGTATAGACTATAAGTTAAATGCAGGAAACGTTGATTGGTCATTACCAGGTAAAGAGCCAGCTCCTGGAAGTAGTTATCAAATAACTTACCGCTGTCGTACTCATGTAAGCCCTGAAGATATAAGTGAACAGGGATGCAAAGTAAAAGGAGCAGTTGATAACAGCTTGGTTCTGATTGATTACACCTGGAAAATGCCCCGCTATGATTTAATTACTATCGATAGCAAAGGAGCAGTAAGGAGAATAAAAGGTATAGCTCACCCTTGGCGACCATCGATGCCTAAAGCGCCCTCTGGACAACTTTTGCTCTGCTACATTCATCAGACGTGGAAAAACGGAGAAAAAGAAGGGGTAAAAATAGTGAATAATGCTATTCATGCTGTACCGATGAATGAGCTTGAAGCAATGAAAAAAGGAATAAATGATCTTTATGCTCTAGTTGCACAGGAACGTTTACGCAATGATGCAAATTCAAGAGAACCTACCACCAAAAAAGGAGTATTTGTTGATTCGTTCTTTGATGATGATATGCGTGATCAAGGAATTTCGCAGTCTGCAGCAATAGTAAATAGAGAGCTAGTTCTGCCAATAGATGTAGAAGTTGCAGATATTGAAAAAGGTGGGGAAAGATATCTTTTGCCTTATAAACTTGAACCGGTACTGGAGCAGCTTTTACAGACTAAAGGAGAAAAGATCAATCCATATCAAGCTTTTGATCCAGTCCCGGCGCAAATTACTCTAAATAAAAACATTGACCACTGGACAGAGGTTACCACGAATTGGAAAAGTCCAGTAACTAGAGTATTTAATGTTAAAGAAACAACAGAGCTGCTGTCAAGTACTTCATACGAAGCTGAATTTATGAGAGAAGCAGTACAGAATTTTGAAATTGAAGGTTTTGAGCCAAATGAGAAGCTTAAAGAGATAAAATTCGATGGCATCGTCATTCAACCCGTGGCATAG